From Salarias fasciatus chromosome 8, fSalaFa1.1, whole genome shotgun sequence:
GTGGTGCTGAACCACCCCGACGCTGACATTCCTGAAGTGGCCAATATCATGAAAATAGTCAGCAGGTATAAAGGTGCTGTCACGAAGGTGGCTCTCTCTCACAAAACAAtccagctcctctcagagctccGCCCTCAAGAGGAGGGGTCCTCGACCAAAGGCACGTCGTCTCAGACCGACCGTCCAACACCCCGAGCAGTTTGCAGTTCCGTTCGGGAGCGGTTCCTCCTTAAAATGAAACTTaggaaaagaagcaggaaaaagtACGAGGTGGTGAAAGGTCTATCGGTTTGTGACCAGCAGCACGTCTTCAGCTGCTGGTTCTGTGGCCGACTCTTCCACAGTCAAGAGGACTGGATCGGTCATGGCCAGAGGCACCTCATGGAGGCCACCAGGGACTGGAACCAACTCTTCTGAAAGCTCAACaactattttcttttgttttgttttggtccaTGAAATGGAAAAGGTTAAGGTTGTATATTTTGAACAACCCCCACTGTAGTTTCTGTCCCTGTAAATAGTTATTCTCAGTTGAATCCtagttaatattttaatatttgcatATTCTGGTAAATTATTTTCTGCGAGCGTGACGGTGTGTCACGCACGCACACGTCACCCTGAACTGTGAACATGGTACACTGAAAGAAGGCGTGTCGGTTAGAGCACTGGCGACAGAACGAGGACAGTATGGGTGGGGGTTGGATGCTGAGATGGCTTAAATTCCTCAGGTAATTTCTTACACACCTGGTTTGTCATTTTTGCTCCCGAATTTGAAAAAGCATAGATCTAGTTTAAGGGACTTTATATATTTTGCTATTCTGCACAGTGGTATTTGTATCCTGGACTCTCTCTTGAAAGCGCCTCTCTTGGTTCCTTTTGGTGGAAAATATTCTGGTCCAACCGATTCCTCTTTgttgtaatgtgtgtgttttgttttttttttgttctttcgtCTGTTTTCAGGATTAGTTTACATTTTCCACTGTGGGGTTTTCCCAGGTGTAGCATTAACTTGTCTTTATTAAACCTGCAGTTTTTCACCCTGACGTCTCTCGTCTGCCAATTGGTGCACAATCAAACTGTTTTGGGGGTAAAGAGGAAGAATGTATGAGAGACGGGATTTCCGGGGCTGCTGTCGGTTCGTGGGGAAAATGTTTCACCTCATTTCATATACGCTCTGGTTTAAATGCTGAATTATTTCTGTGGTCGGCAGCTCAGGCCAGTGTCTTTATGTCATCAATCCCTCATTTTTTAACGACTACAATTTGAAGTGCCCATGACACC
This genomic window contains:
- the LOC115393314 gene encoding LOW QUALITY PROTEIN: zinc finger protein 518A-like (The sequence of the model RefSeq protein was modified relative to this genomic sequence to represent the inferred CDS: deleted 1 base in 1 codon), with the translated sequence MNSRMNVKVQPCEVEKPILAPRPIRPPSQRKRRRKACLTSFQQRRIRRLSSKAPTETTALWNPVAKEVERTLRLAPFRSDQQIKCPRRHQPVVVLNHPDADIPEVANIMKIVSRYKGAVTKVALSHKTIQLLSELRPQEEGSSTKGTSSQTDRPTPRAVCSSVRERFLLKMKLRKRSRKKYEVVKGLSVCDQQHVFSCWFCGRLFHSQEDWIGHGQRHLMEATRDWNQLF